GTCCGGATCGATCGCGGTGATGCGCCCGACGCCCAGCCGGGCGAGTTCCTCCACCACGTAGCCCCCCAGTCCGCCGCAGCCGACGACAACGGCGGCGCCGTTGGAAAGAGTACGCTGCTGTCCGACCGAAATGGTGGCTCCGTTGCGGCGGTAGCGCTCGGGAATGATTTCCGCTTCGAGCGCCGCGCGCTCGGCCGAGGCCGGATCGAGGCCCGCCGAGGCGGCGATTTTACGCAGGTCGGCCGCGCGGATGTATCCCTCGCGGGCGGCTTTTAGCAGTTCGTTTCGTATGTCCATCAGCCCCCCCCCACGGGCGGAAAGAGCGCAAGCGTCTCACCGTTGCCGAGCACGTGGTCCCCGTCGTGGTGTCGATGGTTGACCAGGATCAGCGATACCTCTTCCTCGGGAATTCCAAGAACACGCACCACATCGGCGACCGATGTCCCGGATACCATGTTCATAGTCCTGATATCGAACCTTCCCTCGCGCAGCGTTGCGAAGAGCTTGACCGTTACATGTATTGCAGTGTTCATCACCCGGCCCCCGGCGGAGCTTGCCCTCCGATGACGATACGTTATCAGGGGCCGTCCCGGGTTACAACGACAATACGCGCTTCGTCCGTATTTTTTTACTTCGGTACCCGTTTCGAGCAGGCCGTCGCAGGCCAGGCCGGCGACGATTCCGGAAAGCGTATCCGCGCGCACGATCACCCCGGAGGCGAGGAGCGAGGGCCCTATCTCCTCGAGTATCATGTTGAAAAGCTTCAGG
The nucleotide sequence above comes from Spirochaetota bacterium. Encoded proteins:
- a CDS encoding MoaD/ThiS family protein, with protein sequence MANTILNRPVFSFPWQGRVSTIFLNSKPVDDLDTSIVDDGSVLALSAAMPGLVGATMHRGGYYAAMRSAIRYRSGEVRAAERQGKVRLKLFNMILEEIGPSLLASGVIVRADTLSGIVAGLACDGLLETGTEVKKYGRSAYCRCNPGRPLITYRHRRASSAGGRVMNTAIHVTVKLFATLREGRFDIRTMNMVSGTSVADVVRVLGIPEEEVSLILVNHRHHDGDHVLGNGETLALFPPVGGG